One Deinococcus aerolatus genomic window, TGCGGTCTGCATTGCCGGTGTTGATGCCGCCGCCGATCCTGGCCTTGTTGCCCCCAATGACCAGCGTTCCCTCCAGCGTGGTGGTGGTGGTCCGTCCGGTCTGAACATACATGCTGATGCCGCCGCCGCTGCCATCGGTGGTGTTGTTCTGAATGCTGCCGCCCGAAAGGGTCATGCTGGCGTCGCTGTTGATGCCGCCGCCGCCCAGTATGGCGCTGTTGCCGCTGACGCTTCCGCCTGTCATCTGGAACAATCTGGTGGCCTGCGACAGTTGAATCCCGCCGCCGTACCTGCTGGCCAAGTTGTTGTCAATCGCGCCGCCCGAAACCGTCAGATCACCCCAGTTGTTGATGCCGCCGCCTGTGCCGCTGCTGTTGCCTTTGACGGTACCGCCGCTGATCCTAATGATCTGATTGGACCAGATGCCGCCACCGCCCGTGTCGATGCTACCGGTGGTCTTATTGCCGTCAACGCTGCCGCCCGAAATCGCTAGCACCGGCCGCGGATCGCTCGCAGCATTTCGCACCATCACGATGCCGCCGCCGTAATAGGTTGCCGTGTTTCCGTTGACGTTGCCCCCGGTGAGAGTGACATCCCCAAAGCTATAGATGCCGCCGCCCCCGCAGCCCTCCGTGCCATCTGCTGTGGTGATGTTTGGAGAGGTACACTGGTTATTATCCACGCTACCGCCACTGATGGTCACGAGGCCGCCGGTGAAGTTGAAGATGCCTCCACCGGCATATACCGCCACATTGCTGGTTACTTTGCCACCTTCCATCTTCAAAACACCTGCATTGGAGATGCCTGCACCGTGACCATTGCTTTCCGTCGCGCCTGCGGGAAGCGCCTTCGCCGCATTGCCACTCACACTGTTCGTTCCCTTGAGGGTCAGCGTCCCGGTCTTGAGGTTGGCGATGCCGCCGCCCACATTGGCCTCTCCACCTGTGATGGCCGTGCCGTCCAGTGTCAGCGTGCCCTCGTTCAGCAGCACGCCGCCGTAGGTCGCCACGCTCAGATCCTGTTTGCCGATACTTGCCACCGTGATGGGCGCTCCAGTGCCGCCTTTCAGTGTGCCGCCCTTGATGGTCACGGTCACGCCGCTGGGCACTTCCAGGGCGCGGCCCTTTCCGGCTGCGTCGATGACGCCGCTGCCCAGGTTCAGCGTCACGCTCTTGGTGAGCTTCAGCGGACCAGCCAGCGTGATGGTGCCGGAATCGAGCCGTAACGTATCGCCTGCTTTTGCGCTGCCCAGCAATTCGCGCAGGGTGCCGGGACCGCTGTCGGCCAGG contains:
- a CDS encoding beta strand repeat-containing protein, which gives rise to MRRQQHTAGLALVSLTLVLAACGGGTVDPPLPGTPVTSLADSGPGTLRELLGSAKAGDTLRLDSGTITLAGPLKLTKSVTLNLGSGVIDAAGKGRALEVPSGVTVTIKGGTLKGGTGAPITVASIGKQDLSVATYGGVLLNEGTLTLDGTAITGGEANVGGGIANLKTGTLTLKGTNSVSGNAAKALPAGATESNGHGAGISNAGVLKMEGGKVTSNVAVYAGGGIFNFTGGLVTISGGSVDNNQCTSPNITTADGTEGCGGGGIYSFGDVTLTGGNVNGNTATYYGGGIVMVRNAASDPRPVLAISGGSVDGNKTTGSIDTGGGGIWSNQIIRISGGTVKGNSSGTGGGINNWGDLTVSGGAIDNNLASRYGGGIQLSQATRLFQMTGGSVSGNSAILGGGGINSDASMTLSGGSIQNNTTDGSGGGISMYVQTGRTTTTTLEGTLVIGGNKARIGGGINTGNADRKALTLNIKGGKITGNQAIETGGGVLVGGQVNMTGGEISGNAVTGRMTAQNQGGGGGVRLYSGSAFTASGGSIKDNTAWFGGGVFVGGAYQTSPEGDFVLAGATVSGNQATDTNVGGGFFNDGKLTITSGSVTGNTAPSNGGGVFNRKNATYVQPGGSVTGNNPDDVFSEK